A single Thunnus thynnus chromosome 6, fThuThy2.1, whole genome shotgun sequence DNA region contains:
- the LOC137184690 gene encoding cytosolic sulfotransferase 2-like codes for MALPPRPTLFDFHGVSMTKYFTDNWDNVQNFKARPDDILLATYPKAGNTWVSYVLDLLYFSQMSSERQESVSLHERVPFLELQMPGFPSGVDELNKLTTSPRIIKTHLPVQFIPKSFWEQNSKIIYVARNAKDSAVSYFHFDRMNKVQPEPGDWNSFLQRFIEGQMVFGSWYEHVRVWWEKKKTSSNILYLFYEDLIEDTERELSRLCSFLGLSPSEELKKQVIEKVLFDNMKKNKMVNGSNDEVFDFKISPFMRKGKVGDWRNHFTVEQNEQFDEDYEKKMKNTDLEFRTVV; via the exons ATGGCGCTGCCACCTCGGCCTACGCTGTTTGACTTCCATGGAGTCTCCATGACCAAATACTTCACTGACAACTGGGACAACGTACAGAACTTCAAAGCCAGACCAGATGATATTCTCTTAGCCACTTATCCAAAAGCAG GAAACACATGGGTGTCCTACGTCCTTGACCTTCTGTACTTCAGCCAGATGTCATCTGAACGTCAGGAGTCAGTCTCTCTCCATGAGAGAGTGCCATTCCTGGAGTTACAAATGCCTGGGTTCCCATCAG GAGTGGATGAGCTGAATAAGTTAACCACCTCTCCACGCATTATCAAGACGCACCTGCCAGTCCAGTTCATTCCGAAGTCTTTCTGGGAGCAGAACTCTAAG ATTATCTACGTGGCCCGCAATGCCAAGGACAGTGCAGTGTCCTACTTCCACTTTGATCGCATGAACAAGGTCCAGCCTGAGCCCGGAGACTGGAACAGCTTCCTCCAGAGATTCATTGAGGGGCAAA TGGTGTTTGGTTCCTGGTACGAACATGTGAGAGTGTGGTGGGAGAAGAAAAAGACCAGTTCTAATATCCTCTACTTGTTCTATGAGGATCTGATTGAG gATACTGAGCGAGAACTGAGTCGGCTGTGCTCGTTTCTGGGACTGTCTCCCTCCGAGGAGCTGAAGAAGCAAGTGATAGAAAAAGTTCTGTTtgacaacatgaagaaaaacaagatggTGAACGGCTCCAATGATGAAGTCTTTGACTTTAAGATATCTCCTTTCATGCGCAAAG GAAAAGTTGGTGACTGGAGGAATCATTTCACTGTTGAACAGAATGAACAATTCGATGAAGACTAtgagaagaagatgaaaaacaCTGATCTTGAATTTCGCACAGTTGTGTAG